From Halobacillus sp. Marseille-Q1614, the proteins below share one genomic window:
- a CDS encoding alpha-ketoacid dehydrogenase subunit beta, whose translation MTTVAADVKKLTMVQAITDGMRTMMKEDDSVLVLGEDVGVNGGVFRATDGLFHEFGEERVIDTPLAESGIVGTSIGLAVNGFKPICEMQFFGFIYPAFNQIMTHAARLRQRSLGRYTVPMVIRAPYGAGVKAPEIHSDSVEALFTHMPGLKVVVPSNSFDAKGLLIASIEDPDPVLFLEPMRCYRTGRLEVPEHKYTVELGKAATVKEGRDVTIFTWGAMVQDTVKAVEKWEAANQQTCEIIDLRTLYPLDKETIKASVEKTGRVVVVQEAPETGGVCGDIISVMNDVCFYYLKAPVQKVAGFDTPVPVYSLEQEYLPGEKKILAGIQEAMRD comes from the coding sequence ATGACGACTGTAGCGGCAGATGTAAAAAAGTTGACGATGGTGCAGGCGATTACTGACGGAATGCGGACCATGATGAAAGAAGACGACTCTGTCCTTGTGTTAGGAGAAGATGTTGGAGTTAACGGCGGTGTTTTTCGGGCAACGGATGGGCTTTTTCATGAATTTGGAGAAGAGCGGGTGATTGATACTCCGCTTGCTGAATCAGGAATTGTCGGGACATCGATCGGACTTGCGGTTAACGGCTTTAAGCCGATTTGTGAGATGCAGTTTTTCGGCTTTATTTATCCTGCTTTTAATCAGATTATGACCCATGCAGCGAGACTGCGTCAGCGCTCATTAGGCCGATATACGGTGCCGATGGTAATCCGCGCGCCTTATGGGGCTGGGGTAAAAGCTCCGGAAATTCATTCAGACAGTGTGGAAGCACTGTTTACACACATGCCGGGTCTGAAAGTTGTCGTACCTTCGAATAGCTTTGACGCGAAGGGCCTGTTGATTGCGAGTATTGAAGATCCTGATCCTGTTTTATTTTTAGAGCCGATGCGCTGTTATCGAACCGGACGGTTAGAGGTACCTGAACATAAATATACGGTTGAACTTGGAAAGGCAGCGACTGTAAAGGAAGGAAGAGATGTAACGATTTTTACGTGGGGAGCGATGGTGCAGGATACAGTTAAAGCTGTAGAGAAATGGGAAGCAGCTAACCAGCAAACCTGTGAAATTATCGATCTTAGAACCCTTTATCCGCTGGATAAAGAGACGATCAAAGCCTCTGTAGAGAAAACAGGGCGAGTCGTAGTCGTGCAGGAAGCTCCGGAAACCGGCGGGGTTTGCGGTGATATTATTTCAGTGATGAATGACGTCTGCTTTTATTATTTGAAGGCGCCTGTGCAGAAAGTAGCAGGTTTTGATACGCCTGTTCCGGTATATTCATTGGAACAAGAGTACTTGCCGGGCGAGAAGAAAATATTAGCAGGCATTCAGGAAGCAATGCGGGACTAA
- a CDS encoding PHB depolymerase family esterase, whose amino-acid sequence MKSHIPITKEVIPSKDGERVFYYTLPEQYDEALPIVFSFHGAGSSAKHHISLTTFHERPMKEEACFVFPEALMLDPAKPMTQQWNEGRSKNLSCQQQVDDTGFVMNMLDYFREKNIIDEERIYLTGFSNGSAFSLKLAIEYPELFAGVGGVGGPVVKEIAEKASWTRAMPLIFFMGEKDPVVPYDGNYTSNYMIDQLLSAKETVYEFAKSLPFPVEEQIDKQGEVSKLTYLSKSNSAQVVLYSMRDSGHTWPGGPAFQKKLGTGKVCEQLDATDMIWKFLKVR is encoded by the coding sequence ATGAAATCACATATTCCAATAACGAAAGAGGTCATTCCGTCTAAGGATGGGGAGAGAGTTTTTTACTATACCCTACCGGAGCAATACGATGAGGCACTGCCCATTGTCTTCAGCTTTCACGGTGCAGGAAGCAGTGCGAAGCATCACATTTCACTTACTACATTTCATGAACGGCCAATGAAGGAAGAAGCCTGCTTTGTTTTCCCTGAAGCATTGATGCTCGATCCTGCAAAACCGATGACCCAGCAGTGGAATGAAGGAAGAAGTAAAAATCTATCGTGCCAGCAGCAAGTGGATGATACGGGATTCGTAATGAACATGCTTGATTATTTCCGTGAAAAGAACATCATTGATGAAGAAAGGATCTATTTGACAGGCTTTTCTAATGGCTCGGCTTTTTCCCTAAAGCTGGCCATCGAATATCCCGAGCTTTTTGCGGGAGTTGGAGGTGTCGGAGGGCCTGTCGTTAAAGAAATTGCAGAAAAAGCAAGCTGGACTCGAGCCATGCCGCTGATTTTTTTTATGGGAGAAAAAGATCCGGTGGTCCCTTATGACGGAAACTATACATCAAATTACATGATCGATCAGCTGCTGTCAGCAAAGGAGACCGTCTACGAATTTGCCAAATCACTGCCTTTCCCTGTGGAAGAACAAATAGATAAGCAGGGGGAAGTTTCTAAATTGACCTATCTGTCCAAGAGTAATAGTGCGCAAGTGGTTCTATATTCCATGAGAGACTCTGGGCACACGTGGCCGGGAGGACCGGCGTTTCAGAAGAAACTAGGAACAGGCAAAGTTTGTGAGCAGCTGGACGCGACGGATATGATCTGGAAGTTTTTAAAAGTTCGATAG
- a CDS encoding fumarylacetoacetate hydrolase family protein produces the protein MTKVKARINGRQILEELKITSQNNPLPQLDHPGIKSWAAPVDGTVYGTLLNDQLEVEEMKEKFKEAPYKQPPKAPVLYIKPINTLTGHESEVPLPYDTETLQIGASLGVVIGKQAAKISESEAFSYIDGYTIINDVSIPLDSVFRPAVKEKARDGFCPVGPWIIPKEAVSDPHDLMIKVFINSELQQQFHTGRLVRKIPELLCDVTEYMTLNEGDLLMVGTGINRPFAREGDRIRIEVDEIGSLENTVRRSQQ, from the coding sequence ATGACGAAAGTAAAAGCGCGAATCAATGGGCGCCAAATCTTAGAAGAGCTGAAGATCACTTCTCAAAATAATCCGCTTCCCCAGTTAGATCATCCCGGCATTAAGTCATGGGCCGCCCCTGTGGATGGAACAGTTTATGGAACGCTGCTTAATGACCAATTGGAAGTAGAAGAAATGAAGGAGAAATTCAAGGAAGCTCCTTATAAACAGCCGCCGAAGGCACCTGTTTTATACATAAAACCTATTAATACCCTAACAGGCCACGAGTCAGAAGTGCCGCTTCCTTATGATACAGAGACACTCCAGATCGGGGCTAGTCTCGGAGTTGTCATCGGAAAACAGGCAGCAAAAATATCTGAAAGTGAAGCATTTAGCTATATCGACGGCTATACAATAATTAACGATGTGAGCATTCCCCTCGATAGTGTGTTCCGTCCCGCGGTAAAAGAGAAAGCCAGAGATGGATTTTGTCCTGTGGGACCATGGATTATTCCTAAAGAAGCGGTCAGCGATCCTCATGACCTGATGATAAAAGTTTTTATCAATAGTGAACTTCAGCAGCAGTTTCATACTGGCCGGCTCGTCAGGAAGATTCCCGAGCTGCTGTGCGATGTGACTGAGTATATGACGCTGAATGAAGGTGATCTTCTTATGGTTGGCACAGGGATCAACCGTCCTTTCGCAAGAGAAGGAGATCGTATAAGAATTGAAGTGGATGAGATCGGTAGTTTGGAAAACACGGTAAGGAGGTCCCAGCAATGA
- a CDS encoding 5-carboxymethyl-2-hydroxymuconate Delta-isomerase codes for MPHVILEYTDNLSEHVEMQGLLKSINDVLIERNDIFPTGGIRSRAHEVKYYQVADGKENDAFIHAVLKIGKGRSEEEKQAVCNRIFSVIKDYLEPYAKDHYLALSLELVEFQHAALKKNNIHQRFI; via the coding sequence GTGCCGCACGTTATTTTGGAGTACACGGATAACCTTTCGGAACATGTAGAGATGCAGGGGCTTTTAAAAAGTATTAATGATGTATTAATTGAGCGGAATGATATTTTTCCGACCGGAGGGATTAGAAGCCGGGCCCATGAAGTCAAATACTATCAAGTAGCGGATGGAAAAGAAAATGATGCGTTTATACATGCCGTTTTAAAGATTGGCAAAGGCCGCAGCGAAGAGGAAAAGCAAGCTGTCTGCAATCGTATTTTTTCGGTCATCAAAGACTATTTAGAACCTTATGCCAAGGATCATTACTTAGCTTTATCTTTAGAACTTGTCGAGTTCCAGCATGCTGCCTTAAAAAAGAATAATATTCACCAGAGATTTATATAG
- a CDS encoding YusW family protein — protein sequence MKRSLAFLLIPLFFLAACNNDSNEEVSNPPENAPSENEEQVAGQTETGFNFTGFELDVEYPDDKLVDVEYENEKESMEAKYFDETQDMDLKSDEALDKLSPIFEDFTFDQNTLDKDVIAEVKKAFSINDDYEKFELEIEFEDGTDKEYK from the coding sequence TTGAAAAGATCTTTGGCTTTCTTACTAATTCCGCTATTTTTTCTGGCTGCCTGCAACAATGATTCCAATGAAGAAGTCAGCAACCCGCCGGAGAATGCGCCCTCTGAAAATGAGGAACAAGTGGCGGGTCAAACTGAAACAGGCTTTAATTTTACAGGTTTTGAACTGGATGTAGAATATCCTGATGATAAGTTAGTCGATGTCGAGTATGAAAATGAGAAAGAAAGTATGGAAGCGAAATACTTTGATGAAACGCAGGACATGGATTTAAAAAGTGATGAAGCTTTAGATAAGCTTTCACCTATTTTTGAAGATTTCACCTTCGACCAGAATACACTTGACAAAGATGTAATCGCCGAAGTGAAGAAGGCTTTCTCGATTAACGATGATTACGAGAAATTCGAATTGGAGATTGAGTTTGAAGACGGTACGGATAAAGAATACAAATAA
- a CDS encoding SDR family oxidoreductase: MDLHLKGKSVIVTAASKGLGKASALEFAKEGAHVLISSRNEEDLKITKEEIIEISGNENVKYAVCDVTSADQIKEMAARALEWNGKIDVLINNAGGPPAGDFNDFADADWQYAFELNLLSFIRTIREVLPSMRKQQSGRIINIASSSIKQPIDHLILSNTFRAGVAGLAKSLSQELAPDNILINTVGPGRIATGRVASLDEGNASRQGRSVEEVRKENEQALPIKRYGEPEEFAKSIVFLASEGNTYMTGQSLLIDGGLVKAL, translated from the coding sequence ATGGATTTACATTTAAAAGGAAAATCGGTGATCGTAACCGCGGCAAGTAAAGGATTAGGAAAAGCCTCTGCCCTGGAGTTTGCAAAAGAAGGGGCTCATGTGTTGATATCCAGTCGAAATGAAGAAGACCTAAAAATAACGAAAGAAGAAATTATCGAGATTTCCGGAAATGAAAATGTGAAATACGCCGTCTGTGATGTCACCTCAGCAGATCAGATTAAGGAAATGGCGGCAAGAGCCTTAGAGTGGAACGGAAAAATTGATGTGCTGATTAATAACGCCGGTGGTCCGCCTGCTGGCGACTTTAACGATTTTGCGGATGCAGACTGGCAGTACGCGTTTGAATTAAACCTGCTCAGCTTTATTCGTACGATCCGTGAAGTTCTTCCTTCCATGAGAAAGCAGCAAAGCGGAAGGATTATAAACATTGCATCATCCTCTATTAAGCAGCCGATCGATCATCTCATTTTATCGAATACATTTCGAGCGGGGGTCGCAGGCTTGGCAAAAAGCCTGTCTCAGGAGCTTGCACCGGATAATATTTTGATCAACACGGTCGGGCCGGGCCGAATTGCGACAGGCCGGGTTGCCTCTTTAGATGAAGGGAATGCCAGCCGGCAGGGAAGGTCTGTTGAAGAAGTTAGAAAAGAAAACGAGCAGGCACTCCCGATCAAGCGCTACGGCGAACCAGAAGAATTCGCTAAATCTATCGTTTTTTTAGCGTCCGAAGGAAATACCTATATGACCGGCCAGTCCCTGCTGATTGACGGCGGACTCGTTAAAGCCCTATAG
- a CDS encoding dihydrolipoamide acetyltransferase family protein, producing the protein MEVKLHDIGEGMHEAEILHYFVKAGQRVKNDEPLVEIQTDKMTAELTAPSDGVIEEICASIGDVVEVGSTILSIRTHDYDETKTMLISRDSRPQVSASSNDSTKPYKTENPNKRVQASPHTRRVARENGVNLEEVQGTGPSGRIRDHDIFNFMKAHTQIKGQQLEPAVTTEPAKEEDYVPFRGRRKQIAKKMTQSLFTAPHVTHFDEVMMTDLLALKQSLKQQGISISVAAFFIKALQLSLKVHRIFNAKLEEEKGRIKLESVYNIGLATDTEEGLIVPVIKNVEQKSLETIQAEMKELTRKAKDNELTSKDITGGTFTMSNVGPLGSTGATPILNYPETGLIAFHKTKRTPFVIDEEIVIRDVMNLSFTFDHRVADGAQAAAFVNRFIDYIQNPSLMLLKLV; encoded by the coding sequence ATGGAAGTGAAGTTACATGATATCGGTGAGGGTATGCATGAGGCAGAAATACTGCATTACTTTGTGAAAGCCGGGCAAAGAGTGAAGAACGATGAGCCGCTTGTTGAGATTCAGACAGATAAGATGACGGCTGAGCTCACGGCGCCTTCAGATGGAGTGATTGAGGAAATCTGTGCAAGTATCGGAGACGTCGTGGAAGTCGGATCAACTATTTTATCGATCCGTACGCATGATTACGATGAAACAAAAACGATGCTCATCAGCCGGGATTCGAGGCCGCAGGTGAGTGCATCCAGTAATGACAGCACGAAACCGTATAAAACAGAAAATCCGAACAAGAGGGTCCAGGCCTCTCCGCATACACGGCGTGTGGCAAGGGAAAATGGTGTAAACCTTGAGGAAGTGCAGGGCACAGGGCCGTCGGGGAGAATTAGGGATCATGATATTTTCAATTTCATGAAAGCGCATACACAAATTAAGGGGCAGCAGTTAGAGCCGGCAGTGACAACCGAACCCGCTAAAGAAGAGGACTACGTCCCATTTCGCGGGAGAAGAAAGCAGATTGCTAAGAAAATGACGCAGTCACTTTTTACGGCACCCCATGTGACTCATTTCGACGAAGTGATGATGACGGACCTGCTTGCACTAAAACAAAGCTTAAAGCAGCAGGGGATTTCCATTTCGGTCGCCGCTTTCTTTATTAAAGCCCTGCAGCTTTCGTTAAAAGTCCACCGAATTTTCAATGCCAAGCTTGAGGAAGAGAAGGGGCGGATTAAGCTTGAGTCAGTTTATAACATTGGATTAGCAACTGATACGGAAGAAGGATTAATTGTTCCTGTTATAAAAAATGTGGAGCAAAAGTCCTTAGAAACGATTCAAGCTGAAATGAAAGAGCTGACAAGAAAAGCGAAAGATAACGAGCTCACATCCAAGGACATTACAGGCGGCACGTTTACAATGAGTAACGTAGGTCCGCTTGGCAGCACAGGGGCTACACCGATTTTAAATTACCCTGAAACGGGGCTGATCGCTTTTCACAAAACAAAACGGACACCTTTCGTCATAGATGAGGAAATTGTGATTCGTGATGTTATGAATCTATCCTTTACGTTTGATCACCGCGTGGCAGACGGAGCTCAGGCTGCTGCTTTTGTAAACCGTTTTATCGATTACATTCAGAATCCTAGTCTGATGCTTTTAAAACTCGTATAA
- the pdhA gene encoding pyruvate dehydrogenase (acetyl-transferring) E1 component subunit alpha: MEKQFPIIQYVNENGDLIENGIDVREEEIKVFYRHMLRTRMMDKKCLNLQRQGRIGTYVQYEGQEAAQVGSALAVGDGDWMFPTYRDHAATMTFGHSLRNQFLYWKGRVEGGIPPEGKNIFPPAVPIASQLLHAVGAAWAEKKKKSDRVSIVYFGDGATSEGDFHEGLNFASVFQVPAVFFNQNNGFAISVPMEKQMNSKTIAQKGLAYDIFSLRVDGNDVIAVYHETKKAVERARNGGGPTLIEAVTWRDGAHTTADDPSKYRDQQESEHRRATTDPLLRMERLLKNKGWWDEQWKVSLEEEFTEEINTALKEAEAYKPAHVDQIFDYVFEKPTWTIEKQREKHNRVMKEVR, translated from the coding sequence TTGGAAAAGCAATTTCCGATCATCCAGTATGTCAATGAAAATGGAGATCTGATCGAAAATGGAATCGATGTAAGGGAAGAAGAGATTAAAGTGTTTTACCGCCATATGCTTCGCACGCGCATGATGGATAAAAAATGCTTAAATCTTCAGCGCCAGGGGAGAATCGGCACTTACGTACAGTATGAAGGACAGGAAGCCGCTCAGGTCGGCAGTGCATTAGCGGTCGGTGACGGAGACTGGATGTTCCCTACGTATCGTGATCATGCGGCAACGATGACGTTTGGGCACTCTTTAAGAAATCAGTTTCTTTATTGGAAAGGCCGCGTTGAAGGCGGTATTCCGCCAGAAGGTAAAAATATTTTTCCACCGGCTGTTCCCATAGCTTCTCAGCTGCTTCATGCCGTCGGAGCCGCCTGGGCGGAAAAGAAGAAAAAGTCAGATCGTGTATCTATCGTTTATTTCGGGGATGGAGCGACGTCAGAAGGAGATTTTCATGAAGGCTTGAATTTTGCAAGTGTATTCCAGGTGCCAGCTGTATTTTTTAATCAGAATAACGGGTTTGCCATTAGCGTGCCAATGGAAAAACAGATGAATTCTAAAACAATCGCGCAAAAAGGGCTCGCTTATGATATTTTCAGCCTGCGTGTGGATGGCAATGATGTGATAGCCGTCTATCATGAAACGAAAAAAGCTGTGGAACGTGCCCGAAATGGCGGGGGACCGACGTTAATTGAAGCGGTAACGTGGAGGGATGGTGCTCATACAACCGCCGATGATCCTTCCAAATACCGCGATCAGCAGGAGAGCGAACATAGAAGAGCCACAACAGATCCGCTTTTACGAATGGAGAGGCTCCTTAAGAACAAGGGCTGGTGGGATGAACAGTGGAAAGTCAGCCTGGAGGAAGAATTTACTGAGGAGATCAATACAGCGCTTAAAGAAGCGGAAGCCTACAAGCCCGCTCATGTGGATCAGATTTTTGACTATGTGTTTGAAAAGCCAACCTGGACAATTGAAAAACAGCGTGAGAAACATAACCGAGTCATGAAGGAGGTTCGTTGA
- the nhaC gene encoding Na+/H+ antiporter NhaC: MEQRIPSFAMSLVMFSFIVAILGVSILAFGTAPHIPIVIAAIIVALYGLKLGYTWKELEKAVTKGVSHGVPAILILSLIGILIGIWVLNGTVQTITFYGLHILSPSIFLVSAVIITAVIATMTGSSWSAISTIGIALMGVAYGMGISAAMTAGAIVCGALFGDKMSPLSDTTNLASATAKVDIFDHIKHMLWTTIPSLVITLIIFGVISFMTTQESANTSNVEAMIATLESEFPITPATLISPLLIIILAFKRVRSIPALVIGIAAAAATAFYTVPGVTLREIMNTAHFGYTAETGEEAIDSLLSIGGLDSMLFGVSLILIALSFGGIIKEIGIAYAAINGIRNFLQSRGNVVLATVLSCLGVNVSVGEQYLSIILPGQMLEDSYKNANLHPKNLSRTLEDAGTIIHPLIPWGVTGVFIMSTLNIGMGYIPYAFLCFISPIIAIIYGYTGFSLTPLNEKVVDYEEKLIEKDA; this comes from the coding sequence GTGGAACAAAGAATTCCGTCCTTTGCCATGTCGCTCGTCATGTTTTCATTTATAGTCGCTATTCTCGGTGTCAGTATTCTTGCTTTTGGGACGGCTCCGCACATCCCTATTGTGATCGCTGCTATCATTGTTGCACTATATGGGTTAAAGCTCGGCTATACATGGAAAGAGTTAGAGAAAGCTGTTACGAAGGGTGTTTCACATGGTGTGCCGGCCATCTTAATCTTGAGTCTGATCGGGATTTTGATTGGTATCTGGGTATTAAATGGCACGGTGCAGACCATTACATTTTACGGTCTTCACATTTTATCTCCGTCTATTTTTCTCGTTTCGGCAGTCATTATTACCGCTGTGATCGCTACAATGACAGGGAGTTCCTGGAGTGCGATCAGCACGATCGGTATCGCATTAATGGGTGTAGCGTATGGAATGGGCATTTCGGCTGCAATGACTGCAGGGGCTATCGTCTGCGGCGCTCTGTTTGGGGATAAAATGTCTCCATTATCGGATACAACGAATCTAGCATCCGCTACGGCTAAGGTTGATATTTTCGATCATATTAAGCACATGCTTTGGACAACAATTCCAAGCCTTGTGATCACCTTAATAATTTTTGGTGTGATCAGCTTTATGACAACACAGGAGTCTGCCAACACGAGTAATGTAGAGGCGATGATAGCAACGCTCGAAAGCGAATTTCCGATTACTCCTGCTACACTGATTTCTCCGCTCCTCATTATTATTCTGGCATTTAAGCGGGTCAGATCGATTCCTGCTTTAGTGATTGGTATCGCTGCTGCAGCAGCAACTGCCTTTTACACAGTTCCTGGTGTAACTCTGCGAGAAATTATGAATACCGCTCATTTCGGTTACACAGCCGAGACGGGGGAGGAAGCGATTGACAGCCTTTTATCGATTGGCGGTTTAGACAGCATGCTGTTTGGAGTTTCCCTTATTTTGATTGCACTTTCGTTTGGCGGTATTATTAAAGAGATCGGCATTGCCTACGCCGCTATTAACGGGATAAGGAATTTCCTGCAAAGCCGGGGCAACGTTGTGCTCGCTACTGTTCTCTCGTGTCTTGGAGTCAACGTTAGTGTGGGAGAGCAGTATTTATCTATTATTCTGCCGGGGCAGATGCTTGAAGACAGCTACAAGAATGCTAATCTGCATCCGAAAAACTTATCCAGGACCCTTGAGGACGCAGGTACAATTATTCACCCGCTGATCCCATGGGGCGTTACCGGTGTGTTCATTATGTCGACACTAAATATTGGCATGGGGTATATTCCTTACGCTTTCCTTTGTTTTATCAGTCCGATTATTGCCATCATTTATGGATACACCGGATTTTCTCTGACTCCATTAAATGAAAAAGTAGTAGACTATGAGGAAAAATTAATTGAAAAAGATGCTTAA
- the hisC gene encoding histidinol-phosphate transaminase, which yields MISPRPQLNGISMYSPGKPIEELKREKGLTKILKMASNENPFGYSSLVDQAVQKEMTELTRYPETTSPALGVKLANRLDVKPDQLIFGNGSDEIIRLLTRSYINEGDEVVMASVTFPRYKTNVLIEGGEPVEVEMVDGTHDLTSMLREITHKTKLVFVCNPNNPTGTIVKEEQLERFIEQVPPHVLLVIDEAYYEYVDSDEYLETLPLLEKYPNMIILRTFSKIYGLAALRIGYGLMAPEIVQELLKVKDPFNVNRLAAAAASASLDDDEFLHNTILKNQEGRTQLIKGFKEMGLSYFPTQTNFIMVDVGRPADEVFEGLLDKGVIVRPGHLMGYHSMLRVTIGLKEENEVFLDGLKAILHPRVSQSTE from the coding sequence ATGATTTCACCTCGTCCTCAGCTAAATGGAATTTCGATGTATTCACCGGGTAAACCGATTGAGGAATTAAAGCGTGAAAAAGGTCTTACGAAAATATTAAAAATGGCATCCAATGAGAATCCATTTGGTTATTCTTCATTAGTGGACCAAGCTGTTCAGAAGGAAATGACAGAACTTACGAGATATCCTGAGACAACGTCACCGGCTTTAGGTGTAAAACTTGCAAATCGGCTGGATGTAAAGCCTGACCAGCTTATTTTTGGCAATGGGTCGGATGAAATCATTCGGCTGCTTACAAGATCATACATAAATGAAGGGGACGAGGTCGTGATGGCCAGTGTAACGTTTCCCCGCTACAAAACGAATGTGCTAATTGAAGGCGGAGAACCGGTAGAGGTTGAAATGGTGGATGGAACCCATGATCTCACATCCATGTTAAGGGAAATAACTCACAAAACGAAATTGGTATTTGTTTGTAACCCTAACAACCCTACAGGAACAATTGTGAAAGAAGAGCAGCTTGAGCGGTTTATCGAGCAGGTGCCGCCCCATGTACTGCTCGTTATAGATGAAGCGTATTATGAATATGTCGACAGTGACGAATACTTAGAGACGCTGCCCTTGCTTGAGAAATATCCAAACATGATCATCCTGAGAACTTTTTCAAAAATATACGGCCTGGCTGCTTTACGAATTGGTTATGGTTTGATGGCTCCTGAAATCGTTCAGGAACTTCTGAAAGTAAAAGATCCGTTTAACGTCAACCGACTAGCGGCAGCAGCGGCTTCTGCTTCTCTTGATGATGATGAGTTTCTTCATAACACCATTCTCAAAAATCAAGAAGGACGCACCCAGTTAATCAAGGGCTTTAAAGAAATGGGATTATCTTATTTTCCGACACAGACGAATTTTATCATGGTGGACGTCGGACGGCCTGCCGATGAAGTGTTTGAAGGTCTATTAGACAAAGGGGTCATCGTCAGACCGGGTCACTTAATGGGATATCACAGTATGCTTCGGGTGACGATCGGGCTGAAAGAAGAAAATGAAGTATTTCTTGATGGGCTAAAAGCAATTCTTCACCCGCGGGTTTCTCAATCAACCGAGTAA
- a CDS encoding fumarylacetoacetate hydrolase family protein — MKMARVAYEGRIYQAFDTEEGIKFANGQIVSEQDVVWLPPVEVKTCFALGLNYFDHASELDFQAPKEPLVFLKGPNTFIGHRGFTKRPEDVTNMHYECELAVVIGRQAKEVSEADAYDYILGYTIANDYAFRDYLENYYRPNLRVKNRDDSTPIGPWLVSAEDIEDPMNLPLRTYVNGEKVQEGSTKDMIFSIPKLIEYLSSFMTLNPGDMILTGTPKGTVDTKAGDEVITEIEGIGRLKNTVY, encoded by the coding sequence ATGAAAATGGCCCGAGTTGCCTATGAAGGAAGGATCTATCAGGCGTTCGATACTGAAGAAGGGATTAAATTTGCAAATGGGCAGATCGTCAGCGAACAAGATGTCGTCTGGCTTCCGCCTGTTGAAGTGAAAACATGCTTTGCTTTAGGACTCAATTACTTTGACCATGCAAGTGAGCTTGACTTTCAGGCCCCAAAAGAGCCGCTCGTCTTTTTAAAAGGACCGAACACGTTTATCGGGCACCGAGGTTTTACCAAGCGGCCGGAAGATGTCACAAATATGCACTATGAATGTGAGCTTGCTGTCGTAATCGGGCGTCAGGCAAAAGAGGTAAGCGAAGCAGATGCCTATGACTATATTTTAGGTTACACGATTGCCAATGACTATGCGTTCCGCGACTATTTGGAGAATTATTACCGGCCGAATCTGCGTGTAAAAAACAGGGATGACAGTACGCCGATTGGTCCGTGGCTGGTAAGTGCCGAAGATATCGAAGACCCGATGAACCTTCCATTAAGGACATATGTGAATGGGGAAAAGGTGCAGGAAGGATCGACTAAGGATATGATCTTCAGCATTCCTAAGCTTATCGAATACTTAAGCAGTTTTATGACGCTTAATCCTGGAGATATGATTTTAACGGGGACTCCAAAAGGGACCGTCGATACGAAAGCAGGGGATGAAGTCATTACAGAGATTGAAGGAATCGGCCGGTTAAAAAATACTGTCTATTAA